A section of the Drosophila subobscura isolate 14011-0131.10 chromosome A, UCBerk_Dsub_1.0, whole genome shotgun sequence genome encodes:
- the LOC117892263 gene encoding LOW QUALITY PROTEIN: uncharacterized protein LOC117892263 (The sequence of the model RefSeq protein was modified relative to this genomic sequence to represent the inferred CDS: deleted 2 bases in 1 codon), whose amino-acid sequence MGTRRLVIQLLLLCSLALGSVSAITSACFSVSLEHQPIPMAPVNYVAASRLRRLAIEFFDCYKNITLADLSMEMNQDNRALPSAQDLECLADLTLLTQNLGSAKIWALRMIDSWGSLPSGVLYGNLRDLGNYDECLNVDHVVSTSHSVRGKYCFAKVSLASSTLSLLSIKTAVCFPASCSAAHMDTMLRRLFEKLLNVEISTDHQLVDENTCRSAEKKPYAGLTIFTIVVLSVLCALMVLSTFYDYLFIEDQKQFSPLVKAFSARANSRVLFRIVDTKSNPNIIDCGWYTDFFFFSFSHTSDAMPRIYFSTHTRASPYLVGILFGYFLHANRGVAVKLNRTVVFLGWLISLALLFTCIFSLYGYHNNNKALPIVNDAFNLTLTRIAWPLGLCWVVFACMHGYGGLANSFLASPLWQPLSKLSYSAYIFHMFIESLNGGITRTNTFFSDYQVMLRFWGDFGFTLLLAFFVYILIEAPFGNLESLLLSTHRTKKNLDLDAQQKTVEAIEDQRLIPHLLLL is encoded by the exons ATGGGCACCAGAAGACTAGTaatccagctgctgctgttgtgctcCCTGGCACTCGGCAGCGTCAGCGCCATTACCAGTGCCTGCTTTAGTGTCAGCCTTGAGCATCAACCAATACCCATGGCCCCCGTGAACTATGTTGCCGCATCGAGACTGCGTCGCTTAGCGATAGAGTTCTTTGACTGCTATAAGAACATTACGCTGGCGGACTTATCAATGGAAATGAATCAGGATAACCGTGCGCTTCCTTCCGCGCAGGATCTAGAGTGCCTGGCAGACCTGACACTACTCACACAGAACTTGGGCTCAGCAAAGATCTGGGCACTCAGAA TGATCGATTCGTGGGGCTCACTGCCTTCAGGAGTCCTCTACGGAAACTTGAGAGACCTTGGAAACTACGACGAGTGTCTCAACGTTGATCACGTTGTCTCCACAAGTCACAGCGTCCGGGGAAAGTACTGCTTTGCCAAGGTCTCGCTCGCCTCGAGCACTTTGTCGCTACTCAGCATAAAGACAGCGGTCTGCTTTCCTGCATCCTGCTCAGCTGCTCACATGGACACAATGCTGCGACGGCTGTTCGAGAAGTTGCTCAACGTGGAGATTAGTACGGACCATCAGTTGGTGGATGAGAACACGTGCAGGAGTGCCGAGAAGAAGCCCTATGCTGGCCTCACCATATTCACCAT AGTTGTGCTATCGGTGTTGTGTGCTTTGATGGTCCTATCCACGTTCTATGACTATTTATTCATTGAGGATCAGA AACAATTTTCACCGCTCGTCAAGGCCTTCTCGGCGCGTGCGAACTCGCGTGTACTCTTCCGGATTGTAGACACCAAGTCAAACCCCAATATTATTGACTGTGGGTGGTATACGgatttctt ttttttcagtttttcccaTACCAGCGATGCAATGCCAAGGATATACTTCTCCACGCACACTCGGGCCTCGCCATATCTTGTAGGTATCCTCTTCGGTTACTTCTTGCACGCGAACCGGGGCGTTGCGGTAAAACTTAACCGCACTGTGGTTTTCCTGGGCTGGCTGATAAGCCTTGCCCTGCTCTTCACCTGCATTTTTTCGTTATATGGataccacaacaacaacaaagcactGCCTATTGTGAATGATGCCTTCAATCTGACACTGACACGCATTGCGTGGCCCCTGGGGCTGTGCTGGGTAGTGTTTGCCTGTATGCACGGCTATGGCGGCCTGGCCAACAGCTTCCTAGCGTCGCCACTGTGGCAGCCTCTGTCGAAACTTTCCTACTCCGCCTACATCTTTCACATGTTCATCGAGAGTCTCAACGGTGGCATTACGCGCACCAACACCTTCTTCAGTGACTATCAAGTG ATGCTTCGTTTCTGGGGCGACTTTGGTTTCACACTGCTGCTCGCCTTCTTCGTGTACATTCTAATCGAGGCACCCTTCGGTAATCTGGAAAGCCTCTTGCTGTCCACTCACAGGACCAAGAAAAATCTTGACCTCGACGCGCAGCAAAAGACCGTCGAGGCCATCGAAGACCAGCGACTGATTCCccacctgctcctgctctag
- the LOC117902179 gene encoding uncharacterized protein LOC117902179 isoform X2, translating into MHFNQRGRRPIKVYLCVFVCFLSKACHLELVSDLSTNAFIAALKRFFARRGISAELFCDNATNFVGASRELKAIADLIWNDSGKHQIVEQCSQLGVNFHFIPPRSPHFGGPWESAVKVAKQLLVRSFNSTALNYEELVTAIAQAEAVMNSRPLHPLSSDSNDYEALRPGHFLIGRPFNCMPEPFDEDILKLSAANRWKRIVAVHHAFWRRWSLEYLTLLQERSKWSSVFNKIQPVILVLMGEDNIPPGQWALGRVHQVHPGTDGVVRVVTIKTKSGLYRRNIHKICPLPIGDP; encoded by the coding sequence ATGCACTTCAACCAAAGAGGACGGCGGCCTATCAAGGTTTATCTGtgcgtttttgtgtgctttttgaGCAAGGCTTGCCATCTAGAGCTTGTATCAGACCTGAGCACCAACGCATTTATAGCCGCACTCAAACGATTTTTTGCTCGGCGTGGGATCAGCGCAGAGCTGTTCTGCGACAATGCCACCAATTTTGTTGGTGCTTCACGGGAGCTGAAGGCAATAGCGGATTTGATCTGGAATGACAGTGGCAAGCACCAAATTGTGGAACAGTGCAGCCAACTCGGTgtgaatttccattttatcCCACCTCGATCGCCGCATTTTGGAGGACCATGGGAGAGCGCGGTAAAGGTAGCGAAGCAATTGTTGGTGCGAAGTTTCAATAGCACAGCGCTTAACTACGAGGAGCTGGTCACGGCGATAGCACAAGCAGAGGCAGTGATGAACTCACGACCGCTTCACCCACTTTCGTCGGACAGTAATGACTACGAGGCATTGAGGCCGGGTCATTTCTTAATTGGTCGACCATTCAACTGCATGCCTGAGCCATTTGATGAAGACATTTTGAAGTTATCTGCTGCTAATCGATGGAAAAGAATCGTCGCAGTACACCATGCATTTTGGAGACGCTGGTCGCTGGAGTATTTGACGTTGTTGCAGGAGCGAAGCAAGTGGTCTTCGGTattcaacaaaattcaacCAGTCATTTTGGTCTTAATGGGAGAAGACAACATACCCCCAGGACAATGGGCTCTGGGTCGTGTACATCAAGTTCATCCTGGCACTGATGGTGTAGTTCGTGTAGTcaccataaaaaccaaatcagGATTGTACAGGCGCAACATACACAAGATCTGCCCGTTACCGATTGGAGACCCATAG
- the LOC117898513 gene encoding sin3 histone deacetylase corepressor complex component SDS3 gives MSNYYSFYTRDNYDDESIGDERSEEDTDDASETEFRSPNHYGGTNGTSNYSTNNKIGSNSELKEQMYQHKLLNLQKQMVELNQLIHPEYIKRVKKLDNQLKERRRLNEIYKDYMRECVERDYILEKKAAQKEYDEKMMDLKDNLISDFEDRKRLIENERYSLELTNDSMEIKTTVTRKLRRRPNEPMPVIEKRRKPATGQLLVYQLDDKEIESDLKVIQRGKPLGPNIMHQNGLVSYTNAQQQQSHMLLNDLTANSYVETRIEDNKLLYERRWFCRGQQVYVEGKDLSKFAATITAIGNEVVWVKRTNESKVKINMSHLAKGKISIKRR, from the exons atgtCCAACTACTATAGCTTCTACACACGCGACAACTACGATGACGAATCCATTGGAGACGAGCGCAGTGAAGAAG ATACAGACGACGCGAGCGAAACAGAATTCCGGAGTCCCAATCACTACGGTGGCACCAACGGTACATCAAACTacagcacaaacaacaaaattggcagcaacagcgagtTAAAAGAGCA AATGTACCAGCACAAACTTCTCAAtctgcaaaagcaaatggtGGAACTAAATCAGCTCATCCATCCAGAGTACATAAAACGCGTTAAGAAGCTGGACAACCAACTGAAGGAGCGTCGTAGGCTGAATGAGATATACAAGGATTACATGCGCGAGTGCGTAGAACGAGACTACATTTTGGAGAAGAAGGCTGCCCAGAAAGAGTACGACGAGAAGATGATGGATCTTAAGGACAATCTGATATCAGATTTTGAGGACCGAAAGCGATTGATTGAAAACGAACGGTATAGTTTGGAGCTAACCAACGATTCCATGGAGATAAAAACGACGGTGACGCGAAAGTTACGCCGACGTCCGAACGAACCAATGCCGGTGATAGAAAAGCGTCGAAAACCAGCCACCGGTCAGCTCCTAGTCTATCAGCTAGACGACAAGGAAATTGAATCTGATCTCAAGGTTATACAACGCGGCAAGCCTTTGGGACCAAACATCATGCATCAAAACGGCCTTGTTTCCTACACAAacgcccaacagcagcagtcgcacaTGCTACTGAACGACCTGACGGCTAACAGCTACGTGGAAACACGCATCGAGGACAACAAGTTGCTTTACGAGAGGCGATGGTTCTGCCGTGGCCAGCAGGTCTATGTAGAAGGCAAGGACCTGAGTAAATTTGCAGCTACCATCACGGCCATCGGTAATGAAGTG GTTTGGGTGAAGCGTACGAACGAGAGCAAGGTCAAGATCAACATGTCGCATTTGGCCAAAGGAAAAATATCGATAAAGCGTCGATAG
- the LOC117902179 gene encoding uncharacterized protein LOC117902179 isoform X1, whose protein sequence is MQELWLLKQQWDEELPPSYALQWQKYRSELELVHECSLPRAVVPVHASADRVELYGFADASCRAYGAAIYVRVIDKHGGISANLLAAKSKVAPVRVVSLPRLELEGARLLAQLMEKIKRCAPESLSKVGYFTDSTIVLSWIASHASRWTTFVANRVAIIQELSNAQEWYKIESKQNPADIVCRGLYTSQLKASSLWWQGPEFLQLPDEQRTLGEWQGPEGLPEQRNNKFSLLACPKIIIDDILGGSKYAKDFLKLTRVFGFIYRWRQIAQKIDSTRAKELTALELKGGLNYVVFNLQALGFYTEIEKLRNGKIISSSKIQALNPFLDQSEGIEIIRVGGRLSRANVPFDTKHPMLLPNNHIVVKSLFEYTHRSNMHVGAQALCAFVRQRFWVINARKLARSTAECSKE, encoded by the exons ATGCAAGAACTGTGGTTGCTAAAGCAGCAATGGGATGAGGAGTTGCCACCAAGCTATGCGCTACAATGGCAGAAATACAGAAGCGAATTGGAACTTGTTCATGAGTGTTCGTTGCCACGAGCTGTAGTGCCAGTCCATGCATCGGCAGACAGAGTTGAGCTGTATGGGTTCGCAGATGCCTCTTGTAGAGCTTACGGAGCGGCGATATATGTTCGCGTCATTGATAAGCATGGAGGTATTTCAGCAAATTTGTTGGCAGCCAAATCGAAGGTTGCACCTGTTCGAGTAGTATCGCTACCTAGATTAGAATTAGAAGGTGCGAGACTGTTAGCGCAGCTTAtggaaaaaatcaaaaggtGTGCACCCGAATCGTTATCGAAGGTCGGTTACTTTACAGATTCGACAATTGTTTTGAGTTGGATCGCATCGCATGCTAGTCGTTGGACAACCTTTGTGGCCAACAGAGTAGCTATAATTCAAGAGCTGTCGAACGCACAGGAGTGGTACAAAATAGAATCGAAGCAAAATCCGGCAGATATCGTTTGTCGAGGGCTGTACACAAGTCAGCTAAAGGCTTCGTCGTTGTGGTGGCAAGGACCAGAATTCTTGCAGTTACCGGATGAGCAGCGGACACTTGGGGAATGGCAAGGTCCAGAGGGGCTCCCCGaacaacgaaacaacaaatttagcCTGCTAGCCTGTCCAAAGATTATAATAGATGACATATTAGGAGGTAGCAAATATGCTAAGGATTTTTTAAAACTAACGAGAGTATTTGGGTTCATTTATCGGTGGCGTCAAATTGCACAAAAGATTGATTCGACAAGAGCTAAAGAGCTAACGGCACTCGAATTAAAAGGTGGCTTGAATTATGTAGTATTCAATTTGCAAGCTTTAGGTTTTTACACTGAGATCGAAAAATTACGCAATGGCAAAATTATAAGTTCTTCAAAAATTCAAGCACTTAACCCGTTTCTAGACCAGTCTGAGGGTATAGAAATAATTCGTGTAGGGGGCAGGCTGTCTAGGGCCAATGTACCATTTGACACCAAACACCCCATGCTTTTACCAAATAATCATATTGTTGTAAAATCATTGTTTGAATATACGCATCGAAGCAACATGCATGTCGGAGCACAAGCGTTATGTGCTTTTGTGCGACAGCGTTTTTGGGTCATCAATGCTAGAAAACTAGCTCGCAGCACG GCCGAGTGCAGCAAGGAGTGA